In Ammospiza caudacuta isolate bAmmCau1 chromosome 2, bAmmCau1.pri, whole genome shotgun sequence, a genomic segment contains:
- the ALG5 gene encoding dolichyl-phosphate beta-glucosyltransferase isoform X2, producing MALPPLPSLPLSLPAAALALAALAAFLLVLICVIAHVTAKTMPHEDAECRKGSAPILHDPATRELSVVVPSYNEENRLPLMMDEALDYLEKRQVAKEYCKKYGSDKVRVISLEKNRGKGGAVRTGVFSSRGKTILMADADGATKFADIEKVEEGLKNLQPWPEGMAISCGSRAHLEKDSIAKRSYFRTLLMYGFHFLVWFLCVKEIRDTQCGFKLLTRQAALQTFSNLHIERWAFDVELLYIAQRLKIPIAEVAVNWTEIEGSKLVPFWSWLQMGRDLLFIRLRYMTGAWKLEAKKCN from the exons AtggcgctgccgccgctcccgtccctgcccctgtccctgcccgcAGCCGCGCTGGCGCTGGCGGCCCTCGCCGCCTTCCTCCTCGTCCTG ATTTGTGTAATCGCTCATGTGACTGCCAAAACAATGCCCCACGAAGATGCTGAGTGCAGGAAAGGATCTGCACCAATCTTACATGATCCTGCTACAAGAGAACTCTCTGTCGTTGTGCCTTCATACAATGAGGAAAACCGGT TACCACTTATGATGGATGAAGCTTTGGATTATCTAGAAAAAAGAcag GTTGCAAAGGAGTACTGCAAGAAATATGGAAGTGACAAAGTGCGAGTGAtatctttggaaaaaaatcgAGGGAAAGGGGGAGCAGTCAGGACG GGTGTCTTTAGTTCTCGggggaaaacaattcttatggCTGACGCAGATGGAGCTACAAAATTTGCAGATATTGAAAAAGTAGAAGAAGGTCTGAAGAATCTCCAGCCATGGCCT GAAGGGATGGCTATTTCCTGTGGTTCTAGAGCTCATCTGGAGAAGGACTCAATAGCAAAG CGCTCTTACTTTCGAACTCTCCTCATGTATGGGTTCCACTTCCTGGTGTGGTTTCTCTGTGTCAAAGAGATCCGGGACACACAGTGCGGATTTAAACTTCTTACCAGACAAGCTGCCTTGCAGACTTTCTCAAATCTTCACATAGAACGCTG GGCATTTGATGTGGAACTTCTTTATATAGCCCAGCGCTTGAAAATACCTATAGCAGAAGTGGCTGTCAACTGGACTGAAATAGAAG GTTCTAAGTTAGTTCCCTTTTGGAGCTGGCTGCAGATGGGCAGGGATCTTCTTTTTATACGACTGCGATATATGACTGGTGCCTGGAAGCTTGAagcaaaaaaatgtaattaG
- the ALG5 gene encoding dolichyl-phosphate beta-glucosyltransferase isoform X1 encodes MALPPLPSLPLSLPAAALALAALAAFLLVLICVIAHVTAKTMPHEDAECRKGSAPILHDPATRELSVVVPSYNEENRLPLMMDEALDYLEKRQKQDPSFTYEVIVVNDGSKDQTAKVAKEYCKKYGSDKVRVISLEKNRGKGGAVRTGVFSSRGKTILMADADGATKFADIEKVEEGLKNLQPWPEGMAISCGSRAHLEKDSIAKRSYFRTLLMYGFHFLVWFLCVKEIRDTQCGFKLLTRQAALQTFSNLHIERWAFDVELLYIAQRLKIPIAEVAVNWTEIEGSKLVPFWSWLQMGRDLLFIRLRYMTGAWKLEAKKCN; translated from the exons AtggcgctgccgccgctcccgtccctgcccctgtccctgcccgcAGCCGCGCTGGCGCTGGCGGCCCTCGCCGCCTTCCTCCTCGTCCTG ATTTGTGTAATCGCTCATGTGACTGCCAAAACAATGCCCCACGAAGATGCTGAGTGCAGGAAAGGATCTGCACCAATCTTACATGATCCTGCTACAAGAGAACTCTCTGTCGTTGTGCCTTCATACAATGAGGAAAACCGGT TACCACTTATGATGGATGAAGCTTTGGATTATCTAGAAAAAAGAcag aaacaagatcCTTCATTCACTTATGAAGTGATAGTGGTTAATGATGGTAGTAAAGATCAAACTGCAAAG GTTGCAAAGGAGTACTGCAAGAAATATGGAAGTGACAAAGTGCGAGTGAtatctttggaaaaaaatcgAGGGAAAGGGGGAGCAGTCAGGACG GGTGTCTTTAGTTCTCGggggaaaacaattcttatggCTGACGCAGATGGAGCTACAAAATTTGCAGATATTGAAAAAGTAGAAGAAGGTCTGAAGAATCTCCAGCCATGGCCT GAAGGGATGGCTATTTCCTGTGGTTCTAGAGCTCATCTGGAGAAGGACTCAATAGCAAAG CGCTCTTACTTTCGAACTCTCCTCATGTATGGGTTCCACTTCCTGGTGTGGTTTCTCTGTGTCAAAGAGATCCGGGACACACAGTGCGGATTTAAACTTCTTACCAGACAAGCTGCCTTGCAGACTTTCTCAAATCTTCACATAGAACGCTG GGCATTTGATGTGGAACTTCTTTATATAGCCCAGCGCTTGAAAATACCTATAGCAGAAGTGGCTGTCAACTGGACTGAAATAGAAG GTTCTAAGTTAGTTCCCTTTTGGAGCTGGCTGCAGATGGGCAGGGATCTTCTTTTTATACGACTGCGATATATGACTGGTGCCTGGAAGCTTGAagcaaaaaaatgtaattaG